In Lycium ferocissimum isolate CSIRO_LF1 chromosome 3, AGI_CSIRO_Lferr_CH_V1, whole genome shotgun sequence, the genomic window ATTTGCAGAAAGTTTCTCTTGGTAGACCACCCACTCGACATGAGCTATGGAAGAAGACCCATATGAAAATCGAAGATGGAAAAGAAGTTTGGGTTGAGCCACGGGCAGAGGATACCTATGTAAGCTCTAAACTTATTTGGAATATATTTGACTAGTAATATTGTTTTTATGGTTCCTGGTAAGACTCAACTTCTATTTGGTTTTCTCTTCATGTTAATCCTTCTTAAGTTCATATAAATAATCTCTTGGTGATATTATCTTGGATAAATTTTTGTGACTGGTATATCTGTGTATATCAATCTGAAATACGTGTTGTTCATAGACAAACTACAACCTGTAGATGTGTTGTGGTAACTCTTCCTGTAAAATACTTCCAAAAAGTAGTATATTCCACTGCTTTTTCTATAACTGCTGTAAATAGCAGCTCCCAGCAGTATTGCACACCTTGCTGCAAATAGCCCTTGCAGCCTTTGTTGGTTTTTGTGATGCAGTGCATCTGTGACACCACATCTGCATATAACTGCAGCATATATTGCCTTGCTGCCCTGCAGCACATCTCTTGACACTGAAAAacccgaaccaaaccgataaccgagaccggaaaaaaaaatcatttatttggtttgatttggtttggtttttaaatttaaaaaccgactatatttggtttggtttttttcaagtcttaaaaaaccgaaaaaaaaccgaaccaaaccgactttatatattatgttaaaaattaaatttgtatatatatgtgtatgtattttaatttttttatgaaaacattacaatttatatCATGTTTTTATACTCTTGTGCAATGTTAAACCTTTTGTTGTCctctggtctttaaattttgcccctcatatttgaaatctttaaattttgcccttcggctaaaacccaggTTACATTAGGAACCAAACAATTTATTGTGGTGTTTATTCCTATGCTCAAACACCCCCGGCATACTTTCTGCTTTGTATCCGGGTcagcataactttgataattccccAAAGAATCTTGGTTAAAATATAAAAGTTTGCCtattaaattttgccttataaggcaaactttgagttataccttaaggaaaacttccctatatatatgttgttcataggacacacttttagctaaggcattgcatgttaaaaaaaaaatatatatatatattcttctctccggcggacttttagttatgttgaCTCGTTCCTTTCTCCCAATACTTTTGTGCTCTCCCAACTGCATCCAGTTCACAGTTGTGTTTTGTTAtaccccttcttctttttcacttTCTGTTGCATAGAATTATCCATAGTGCTCTTTTTCTTTGCTTCATGTTCCTTCATATGTGTATATTTGAACCATCTCATTTCCCATGCTTGGATCAGTGATTTAAAGAGTTGAGCATGATGGTGTACTATCACTAAACACACCAGGTCTGAGCCAGGATTGCCCCAGGATTTTTCAAAGTACACCAGTAAATAGCAGCTCCTAGTGTACTTGATCAGTACATCTGAATTGCCCCAGGATTTTTCAAAGTACACCAGGTCATGTCCAAACTGTGAAACATCATCATGAGTTGGCATTATCGAGCCAACTCAATTTTGAAAGAGGAATTCCCCCGGTTATAAACAACGGTGTTGATCTTTGTGCAATCAACCGGACTTCATGATCATATTTATTCCAAACCAAAGCAAACACATTCAaccttctcttatttttttttccctctgtGTGTTCCCCTCTGGTGCACACGGCGAAGAACAAATGCTGCATTTATGCACACCTTGTGCCTATCATGACTTGTGGTATTTATTCCAAACCAGCAAAGACCTTCAACCTTCtctgctaattttttttttcacttttcagaaTTTATTTTATATCGTTTGTTTATATActaaattttacttttaatgtAGAATCGGTATAATCAAGCAATGGAGGATCTCATTAGGAATCAGCCGACTGATGATCAAGGCAATCCAATCACGCCATCAGAGGAACAAGCTCTCTCCTGTTGGTTAGACGTGGTTGGTGGTGTAAATAAGGGAAGAGCCTATGGCCTTTGCTCCGAGAAGAACTTTCACCGCATCCAGTGTGGATTGCAAGGTATAGGGAGTTCTGCCACTGTGTCAAATGAGCAGCTCGAGGAGATGCGAGACGAGCTTCGGGAACTTGCTAGGAAATATGAGCAGGAACAGAATAAAAGATTGAAGGAGGAGCGACGTAGGATAGTGCTTGAGTCAGACGTCAAAGAACTCAAGGCCCAAGTGTGTAACCTCATCAAGTTGCCCCGTTCTCCACCCCCGAGCCCTGATCATGATGATGGAGAGGATGAGGAGGATCAGGAGCATGGAGATGATGAGGATCAGGAGAATAGAGAGTATGGAGAGACTGAAATGGAGTATTAGAGGTCAGTTCTTATTTTTGTTTGTCCATTTGGTGAACAGATGCTATGTGTGCCAAAAAGAGTCAAGAGTCGATTGACATATTTTTTTTGCATTGCACTGTTGCGACGGATCTCTAGCACATGTTTACAACAATTTTTGGAATCGGTTGGACAATCCCATATAGCTTAAAAGGAGCGAGTTGAAAGTTGGAGCTTATGGAAAGTGAACAAAACCATCAACAAGATCTGGTAAATGATACCTGTATGTGTTTTTTGGTGTTTATGGACAGAGAAGGAACAACAGATCTTTGATGGGACTTCAACTCCTAATTGTTCTCTAAAATCAAAGTGTTTAGTTAACCTTTTTAGTTGGAGCAATCTATCCCCTGTGAATGATATTATCCCCCTTTTAGATTTCATTGGCTCCCCGGCTCGGTGGCTTAGTAGCCTTGAGTCTTTTGCTCGTGGTTTTAAACTCCCAGCTCTTACTAGTTTTCTTTTGTAGTGTGCGGAGTTTTTAGCCTTTTTCTTTGTAAAGTTTGCATACGCTTGATGCTTTTGAATATGAATATAACAACTTagttcaccaaaaaaaaaaaaattattatttttgttccAACTTATGTTACTTTGGCTTGTTTGAAGTTTAGTGGGATGCTTGTGATATATTTTGCATAACGTCGAAGTTGGTTAGATTCGTACGATGTTTGTTGGCTTAATTTTAATGTATGAATTATTTTGgagtatttttattattgttttgatGGCTATTATTGGTTGTGTTTATTTCTATTGAATAAGAATATAGCAGTCGTAGAAAAAATAGGCATTGCTTGCCAAAATAATACTAGAAATAATGAGGGACTTACGGATAGAGTCCCTCGGTAACAAGTGTAATTGCAAATATCGGATTTTCGGGTTGCCGGGGACGTCctcattattttcaaatatcaaaGTACTTTTCATTTAGCTTACCGATGGACATTCCtcagtaaaatgaaaaatataattgttaaatattttatttatcgaGGGTTGTCCCTCggtgtatttaaaattttaatttaattaacattaatatacCGATGTATGTCCCTCagtaaataatatatcaatattatatatatttcttaagTACGGAGGGTCGTCCCTCggtatatttaattttgcatGAATGTGAGGGATGGGAAGTACCGAGGGATGTGTGAGGGTCTCCATCGGTATTTGCCGAGAGTGTCCCTCGGTATTATTTACCAAGGGTCAAATTACCCACAAGCCTAGTACCGATGGCGTCCCTCGGTAAATCCTGGTTACCGATGGACGTCCCTCGGTAAATTCCGTAGGTAAATCaggattttttagtagtgatatgAGGTGCCAAAGAT contains:
- the LOC132049450 gene encoding uncharacterized protein LOC132049450 isoform X1, with the translated sequence MGTARRKLKVSLGRPPTRHELWKKTHMKIEDGKEVWVEPRAEDTYNRYNQAMEDLIRNQPTDDQGNPITPSEEQALSCWLDVVGGVNKGRAYGLCSEKNFHRIQCGLQGIGSSATVSNEQLEEMRDELRELARKYEQEQNKRLKEERRRIVLESDVKELKAQVCNLIKLPRSPPPSPDHDDGEDEEDQEHGDDEDQENREYGETEMEY
- the LOC132049450 gene encoding uncharacterized protein LOC132049450 isoform X2, which encodes MKIEDGKEVWVEPRAEDTYNRYNQAMEDLIRNQPTDDQGNPITPSEEQALSCWLDVVGGVNKGRAYGLCSEKNFHRIQCGLQGIGSSATVSNEQLEEMRDELRELARKYEQEQNKRLKEERRRIVLESDVKELKAQVCNLIKLPRSPPPSPDHDDGEDEEDQEHGDDEDQENREYGETEMEY